From the Coffea eugenioides isolate CCC68of chromosome 1, Ceug_1.0, whole genome shotgun sequence genome, the window cagAATTCAAATGTGGAGTTATTATTGGGTTTAGTGTTAGTTGTTAATTTAATTCATGTCTGAATTGGTTTAAACCCATTTGAGCTTTgatgaatttggctcttttttctttttcaggtATCAATCAGCATCGCAATGGATGAGTTTGAATTTCGACGTATTCTGGAGCTCTTCCCAATTGTCCGACCTCGTGATTATTGCGTAAACtgttttttcctcttcttctgtGATAATATGTTTCttcattttggttattttaacCTTTGAATTCTGCAGTTGTCGTTGGCATGATTTATGTGGATGTCAAAGATGAGATTTTTTCTTTCGTTGGTTCAAAATTATGGACGATGACTATTAACATAACTGGAATTAGTTACCAGATTGATTAAACTAAAACTGTGTTTCTAGTTTAAATTCTCAACATGAAGTAGCAATGTGGCTTCCCCCGGACAAATTAAGATTTAAGATGGAGTAAAAATGTGGCTGCCTAGGTGggattctttttctttttttttttctttttttttggtggggtgTTTGGTCAGTTATTagatgaaaagaaattaaaacttaAATTTTTGTTGCTTCTCCAAAATGTGTAATTGCTTGCAATGTTGGATTAATGGTGCTGAAGAATGTTACAGAAGATAGAAAGAGATTTAGCATTATCCGACCATGTTTTGTAATCCATTTCTTTCCCTTAGACTGTAAGGAATGACCTGAACAGATTTTGAGTGGTATAAGAGGATACATGTGTTTGAGATAATGGAACGAGGCTCTTGTTCagtcaagttcaaatttttttgGATGGATGCTCAACTGTAATTTTTTTGATTGTTTTTCCAAGATACCAGTTTTTGGCAAAAGAAGTTATTACATATGGAGAGGCGCTTACATGGAGCTTTGTGTCTTTTGTTATGATCTGTTGCAATATTATTTTTGGTTTGTACATGGTATTACTGTCCTTGAGGGAATTTAGTGACTTGTCTATTTAGTAAGTATGGTTAATATGATATTTTTGTGTAGTTAGAAAGTTCACAAACGTGCATACACAGGATTTTTATTGGAAGCTTGTTCATTGAATTGCCAAAAGTTGATAATACactttttttaattcaaatttatctTGGTTCAGCTTGATGTGGAATCTTCGGGGCAATCAACTTCTCGGTCTAAAGGGAATAAGAAGGTTCTACATCTTTTCTTCAGTTTACTATTGAATGCTTATGTTCCACATTGCAGCACACTAACACTAAACCTCATTAGGTAACTAAACTGCTGGATGGGGACAGAAAAGATCAGCATAGTCCACTTCAAAGCCATGGTATGTATCTGTagttcttatttttatttcgtTCAAGGTTGATTAATGTTACAAACGAAGTGGCAAATAGGAGTGAGTGAGTATTCTCTTCTTCCTCCCTATTCCAGCCCAAcaccgccccccccccccccaaaaaaaaaacaaaaaaaaatgtaatagtttgTCAGATATCTCTGGTAAAACCTATAGGTTGATAACAAAGCAGTTCAATCTTCAAGTTGTAGGGCTGTCTTTTTCTTATCTCCATTTATCAGGTTCTGAACATATACAGTTTGGGCATCTCAGAGAAAAACAGCTTTTTAATCCACATTGTCCCAGTTAATAACTTTGAACTGAAAACTGATCCAGAGCAGATTGCAAACTTGCATACTCTGTATTTCAAAGTTATAAAGGAGACTTGTTTTCATGGCTAATAGTCAACCATAGCAGCTAGATGGTTATTTTCCCATCTTCTTTTCCATCACTTAATTTCATGCGCACAGAAGCTGCAGTAAAATCTTgcttgtctttcttttttttttttaattaaaactttGCCTCTTGAAGCAGTAAATCGGAACCATGACTGAGAAACGGGATACAGCATGCAAAATGTATTTTCCTTATTGTTGTTGATATGAAAATCAATTGTTTAAATTATGTTTCTGCATTTCAACAGATTCATTCTGGGACAAATTGAAGTCGGCTGCTGAGAAGAAGGTATGCATTGTTGCATCCATGACTTGTGTTCTTAGTTAAAGAGTAATGTAGGGCATTCATTCTTAAGTATGAAATGAAAATCGGTAaaaggggagaaaaaaaaagtaatgccATGAAACTTCGTAGTAACGCTAGTTTGGGGGTTCCTACTTCCATCACCAATCCTTAAAACCTGCCTTTCCATTTTTAAGTAAACTTCTCCCTAATCATGTTTATGATTATTCTATTGGCTTGCTTTGCATATATAAGGTCCTTGATACATTTTACTTACTGTGGTAAATATACAATGCAGTTTTTTCTGCTCCTGCAGGCATTCTTGAACCATGTCGATTGTGATACAAATTGTGATGATTGTGAACAACGTAaacaatttctggaatttcgtTTCCTTTTTCGTTTACTCCTCATAAATCATAAGTATAATTTTATTGGTCAAGATAATGTTCATAAATGTATGTGTCTTGAGTTGGGCTTAAGTTGACATTCTGCTTAAGTTCACTTGCAATATAATTATATTCAGAGGTTTACCTAAGTTGACATTCTGCTTTATACACTTGATGAAATAAGATAAATACTTAAAACTGTCAGTAGTCACCTAGtagaagctcaaaaggtgtGCAAGAAGCAATGAAAAGTGATCCATTTAATCATCAGTTGCATTAGGGTTGAAACTTATCGTCAGTTAGAGCAAAACAAAAGAGTGATGCTCCTCAGCTTCTGATGTTGTGGGATCATGTGAAGAGCTAAATGTGTATAGGTCTTGTACATCCATGCTAAATGTATGCAATCTTGTATCTCTATGTTTAGAAGCTATGTTCCTTTCAGAGTAGAAATATGAGAGGAAAGATGGTCCAGAATTTATTGGTGCATGAATGGGCTAATCCAAACATCAGAAGATACATTAACAGAATTAGTTTCGAAATGTCCTGAGCAAAATGCTAGTAtacttcaaaaaataaataataatactaataaataaaaaaaatgtttgcCTGCAGTTTCCCCTTGTGGCTCAAGTTAATACTGGATCCTCGCTCTAGGAGGTGAGACACAGAATGCTTTTTAAAAAACTGGTTAGAAGAGATAAGCCTAAATAGAGGATTCATAGGACTTCAACCAAAATGGTTTTTTCAGAAATGGGATAGTAGAGCTCAAATGTTCACTCATGCATCTGTTCTTGCTGAAGGAGAGCTCATTTGGTCACTGAATCAGATAAAAAAAAACAGTGCCGTTGCTCTACAAAAATCATAACGGAATACCACAGTGTGGAGAATATCCATCTCTCAAGTACAACCATGAATAAACTGGAAGATGTTGTTCTAAGAAGTTGAAGTATCTGCTTGTCTGTGATGGTGAAAAGCTTCACTGCAAATGTATTCTCAgcttcttgattttcttttcctttgtccaatgtagttttattttttctgattttcttaCTATCATATAATTACTGTGAATGGTAGACTCTGAATCGTGCTGAGTTAGACAAACTATGAGAAGAGTTTAACAGGATCTTTTTAGTCTTGAAAGTAGAGAAGGAAATTTTGTATATGTTGGACATGGCTTACCAGCTCTGTTTATGACTTCTGTAAGTCTGGTTGAAATGCACTGTGAATTCTGTTAGGCCTGACTACTAAATTTATTCACTGAATGGACCTTTGCATAGCTTGGACATTAGACATGACTAGTTTTCTTAATGGCTTCGACAGTCTGGTCATAAATGCAATGTGAGTTAAGGTGATCTGAAGGGAAAGAATTCATTGGAGTAGAGGGCAGATGTGAGACATATGGGTCTGGTGGTTTAAGGTTGTGTGGATTCTGGATAACAAGTGGGTAAAGAGGGACAAGTTTGTGCATTCATTACAAGTTATATGATCCAAAGTGATTGAATACTCTTATAGAAGCTTCAAACAATACAACAAGTAGCTTGTTTAATTGCTGTACAGCAGGTTTTAGTGAGTTGATATTTCTAAGACctatttcttattttattggTGGTATTATGATGCATTCGTGCTGTTATTGCATGTTGTATATGTTTTGGTTTCGGTGGTGCTCGAATAGGCTGCTCTATGCATACTCATGTAATGTGGCCTATCTGTCACCTATTTATTACATATCTCAATGTTTTGTGCATGCTTGTTGTGTAACCTAATTGTATGTATTACGTGTTTGGCCTGCCTattgagaaaatgaagaaaaaaaaattaataccaTTGTGGTTAGGATTATGACTTGTACACTAGCTTTGGGAGGTTTCAGTGGAATGATACAACCAGAATGGCCAAGTCCTTTTTAACTATTATTTTGATGTGTAACAGGTTGGTCCAACTGAGGCAGAAAAGATTTGCAAGGCATTTCAACAAGTTTACAAGAGAGTTGTAAGGATATTAGTCTATGTTTAGCACCTTTTTGAAATCACTGTCTGAtctttttctccatttcttaTTGCTAAGGGCCTTGAAGCAATTGACTTCCTCTACGTTGGTCCATATACAACTTTGCATAACCAAGTTCTGTTATCTTTCAGGTATATGAAGAATTGAGTTTAGAAGCTGCTCAGAAGATCATAAACTCTTCAGGAAATCCCAAAATTTAGAATCCAAGTCTGTCTTTTCACTAGGCAGGAGAAGGTTGTAAATCAATCGAGGTGACCCAGGATGCGTGCAAGATCTATATAGAATTTTTCTAGCTTTGCCAAAACTGATGAACAAGATTCGCGCGCAGGAAATTGAGGTAGTCTTGCTTTTGCTTTGTCCATTGTGTAGTGATTTCTGTATGGTTTTTAGTTTAACGAAGTATATCGGTGCTGCCAAACATAAAGACTTGTAAGAAATACAATTTGGTGAATGAAGTGAATTTTGGAAGAAGTCTTATGGTTCCCCACACCATTGTTGTAtttgcttctgtaatttggtaatGTCACCTATTCTGCCTGTTTAGGAACTTATAACCATTGCGCTTCGACTATAACATAGTTGGATGCAATTAGTTTCAGTAGTGGCTTTTACACATTATAGTCTTGGAAGGCTGATACAGCACCATCCAAATGGCAAatttagaaccaaaaaaaaaaaagtggaggCTTATGGAACAACTCATCTCTCAGTTTCATCAGAAACTTTGAATCAATATACATAATGAAGTTCTTTAAAGAAGGCTTCTTGTTGATTCCCATTCCGTTGCAGGAACATCAGTTTTCTTGTGCTGGTCAAATTGAATCAACTTCACTCAGATTTATTGCTTGCatgtaatataattatataGAGACTTGGAAACAAAGCTTAACCCTAAAAAAACCCAGATcagtaaccaaaaaaaaaaacttagtcaAAAACAGCATCAAATCCTCAACAATGAAGGTTTGAACTTGAAGTTTGGCTACAACAAGATCTAGATTCCATCGAAGTCCTCATCATCGAAATCGAGACAACCATGGCAAGCACAACAAACAAGATCATCCTTCACAATACCTGCAGGCAACTGCCCTAATTTCTGCAAGCTCCTGGCCTCATCCGCCATGTACTTGTGGATCACGTCAGCCTTGTCGTCCTGGTACTCGCGAAGGCCAACGAGGACAATGTCTCCGGTAGCAATCCAAACCTTCTTCTGTGATGGAGTAGAGAAGCTATCTAAAGATTGAAGCAAGACTTAGGCAGCAGGAACAAAGAAGGCGTGAATGTCAGAAGTAGAAAGGCGCGATCACTGGGCAAAACAATTACAAAAGGCGTGAGTAAGCAGAAACCAGGAAGCAAGAACATAAAGGCGTGGATACCAAGAGCTGAAGGCGTGGACATTGGTTCAAGAGGTTGTCAAAAAGCGTGGCCGACGAATCACGCCTTTCCTGGGGTTTCAGTTGTTCTAACAGAACTTCAAGCGCGGCAACTTGTAGATGCAACTTGCAGATGCAATAAGACACGTGTTTTGCTTTTATTGGCCTAGTTAGTAATCTGTTAGGATTTGTTAGCTTTATAAGGAGGCCTCTCTGCTCAAGTAGCAGCAGCTTTTGAACATTATTCATCCAGATTCGTCTGTATTTGCTTGAGGAGCAATCCTCAGCTTCCCTCCCAATTTTTCCTACAATTCTTACCCCTTCTTAGCTTTTATCCGCCATCTCTGTTCTTGAAGTTGTTATCACgattcaattaataaaagttcaGGTTCTTACATAAATCACTCTATTGATTCATTGTTTATTGATTCCTTCATTTTAATTTGTTCCTCCCTGGTTCCTGCAAAGAAACTCTGGCCTCTCTGGTTTCTGTACCataacagtggtatcagagctagctACGAGCCATTGGGAATGACTAAGAATCAGGACGAAATGAGGAAAGAAATCACTGAGCTAGGGAGTGTAGTTAGAGCTTTTGCTAACAGAAGTGATGGACTAGACCAGGCTGTCAGGATCATGGAGCACAGGCAGGAGAGCACTGAGAAGGCTCTCAAAAATCTGGACCAGAAATACGAAGGCATGATGAGCATGATGGCACAAATGCTGGCCAAATTGAACGATAAGGGAAAGGATACAGAAGGCAGCAGCTCAGAGCTGGACTCAGGTCATCAGGAAGGAGGCAGGAGGAAAGAGGTGTAGAAAGGAGTTTTAGATAGATCTGAGTTCAAGGAAAACAGGACATTCACTAGGCTGCCCAAGGTGGACCTGCCACCATTCACAGGGGAGAATCCCAGGGAGTGGATCAGAAAAGCCAACAAGTACTTCAAAATCAATGGAGTAGAGGAGGAAATGAGGTCTGAGGTTGCAGAACTCTATTTCAGAAATAAGGCAGATATCTGGTTCCATGGTGTATTCAGTAGAAGGGAGGATATTCCTTGGGAAGAACTCTGCAATGCTCTCTGTGAGAGATTTGGAGATGGCTCCCCTGAGGAAGCCATAGAGGAGAACCAACATAAGACATCAGCAAGGGACTATCAAGAAGAAAAAGCTATAAACCAAGTGTTTGATAGATTGGCTCACAACGATTGTGTTATCTCTCAAGGGCTTAGCTATGAATTGATTATAGGAGAGCTAGCTTGGCAACAAGGCTCTATAAACAAGGAAATATTTAACTCTGCTTCACCGCTCCATTGTCCCAGAAATTGGTCTTCGGTCAGCCGCGAGGTAAAGCAAAAGTTCACTGAGGTGAAAATCAATTGGAATCAGTTATCCTGTAGTGGTTATCGGTTTGGAAACTGTTCTTCATATCTAAAATCTATGTTAGCATCTAAACTTGTGAAAATGGATAATGATGAGCAAAAGCATGATGTTGCTGTCAATATTGTTCCTTCGCAACAAAATAGACCACTTGATGACTTGATATTTGATCCTGGAGGCGGTACTAAAATAGCAATGAACAAAGACTGTAATGACTCTAAAATTGGTTCCGGTTTCGATGCAAGGTATATTTTACATTGCAATAGTTGAACACCTTGTTTGCTTGATCAAAGGGTTGCCTAAATTAAGTAAGGACTGCAATCCTAATGTTGCTGTGAATGAGTACTGCTCTCTGTCTTCATTTTGGATAGTGAAAAACACTGCACTTGGGGTGAAAAAAGATGCAAATGCATTCATTTTCGTGTTCAACCCCGGTGAGGTTATCTTGCTTGAAAACTTCAGCAATGAACAATTGAAATATGTACAGGAGTGCAGCTTCAAATTGCTTGAAAGAAGATGTCCACAGAAAGGAGAAGTAGAGAAGTGTACAACAGTTATCTATGGTGTCCGTATTTCCATTTGGCAACTTTCTACTCTTGCTATATGTGGTCACAAAAGTAAAATTGTGATTATGGAGGTTGGGGAAAGTGAACTTCTTAATGAGATATCTTCCCAATCTTTGTTATGGTGTAGTCAAATTGACTTTAGTAAGGATAATAGCACATTGGTTTACGGCATATTACCAGCAATAGTGTTTCAAGATAGGGATATCATACAGGTACATGCACCAGTAAAAGCTATATCAGTACTTGCTAATTTCTTGGAATTAAAAGAGGGAACAAATAGGTATTTTGGTCTGCAATTTCTGGCTGGCTTGGCCTGTAATGGCTACATAGGAATTCTTCTATCTGTTTCAAATCCAGGAGTAACAGCAGGACTTCTAACCTTGCTTGGTTGTGTTGATGCTAACCTGCAAGACCATTTGAAGGCAGTAGAGAAATCCCTTGGTTTGCATTATCCGGATCAAGCTGCTCTTAAAAGATTATTTATGGTTGGTGGTGCTACTTCTAGAATTTCAGCTCTTGTTGCTCAGCTAAAACTAATTCCAGGGCTTGACTTTGGGAGTGATGGGCAATTTAAAACTTTAAAGGTGGGAAACATTTTGGAGCCACAAGGCCTGGCTGACCACCAACCTTATCAAACTCAGAAGAATCAGCAAGCTTTGCTATTTCCTTATACTACTTGCTTGCTGCGAATTGCCAAATATCAATCTGAAGACTTTGTTTGGAAGCCTGGAACTTTGTTCGACATCCTTGAGGACAAGGATTGTTGCGAGGGGGAGGTATTTTGATGGAGTAGAGAAGCTATCTAAAGATGGAAGCAAGACTTAGGCAGCAGGAACAAAGAAGGCGTGAATGTCAGAAGTAGAAAGGCGCGATCACTGGGCAAAACAATTACAAAAGGCGTGAGTAAGCAGAAACCAGGAAGCAAGAACATAAAGGCGTGGATACCAAGAGCTGAAGGCGTGGACATTGGTTCAAGAGGTTGTCAAAAGCGTGGCCGACGAATCACGCCTTTCCTGGGGTTTCAGTTGTTCTAACAGAACTTGAAGCGCGGCAACTTGTAGAGTGCACAACTTGCAAGATCATAAGACACGTGTTTTGCTTTTATTGGCCTAGTTAGTAATCTGTAGGATTGTTAGGCTTTTTTATTAGGAGGACCTCTCTGCTCAGTAGCAGCCAGCTTTTGAACATTATTCATCCAGATTCCGTCTGTATTTGCTTGAGGAGCAATCCTCAGCTTCCCTCACCAATTTTTCCTACAATTCCTTACCCCTTCTAGCTTTTATCCGCCATCTCTTGTTCTTGAAAGTTTGTTAATCACGATTCAATTAAATAAAAGTTCAGGTTCTTAACATAAATCACTCTATTGATTCATTGTTTATTGATTCCTTCAATTTTAATTTGTTCCTCCCTGGTTCTGCAAAAGAAACTCTGGCCTCTCTGGTTTCTGTACCataacagtggtatcagagctagctACGAGCATTGGGAATGACTAAGAATACAGGACGAAATGAGGAAAGAAATCACTGAGCTAGGGAAGTGTAGTTAGAGCTTTTTTTGCTAACAGAAGATGATGGACTGAGACCAGGCTGTCAGGATCAATGGAGGCAAGGCAGGAAGAGCACTGAGAAGGCTCTCAAAAATATGGACCAGAAATACGAAGGCATATGAGCATGATGAGCACAAATGCTGCCAAATTGAACGATAAGGGAAAGGATACAGAAGGCAGCAGCTCAGAGCTGGACTCAGGTCATCAGGAAGGAGGCAGGAGGAAAGAGGTGCAGAAAGGAGTTTTAGATAGATCTGAGCTCAAGGAAAACAGGACATTCACTAGGCTGCCCAAGGTGGACCTGCCACCATTCACAGGGGAGAATCCCAGGGAGTGGATCAGAAAAGCCAACAAGTACTTCAAAATCAATGGAGTAGAGGAGGAAATGAGGTCTGAGGTTGCAGAACTCTATTTCAGAGATAAGGCAGATATCTGGTTCCATGGTGTATTCAGTAGAAGGGAGGATATTCCTTGGGAAG encodes:
- the LOC113773240 gene encoding eukaryotic translation initiation factor 1A-like; the protein is MPKNKGKGGKNRKNGKNEGEDDEKRELVLKEEGQEYAQVKQMLRNGWCEAMSIDGTKRLCHIRGKMQKIFSTPSQKKVWIATGDIVLVGLREYQDDKADVIHKYMADEARSLQKLGQLPAGIVKDDLVCCACHGCLDFDDEDFDGI
- the LOC113775236 gene encoding uncharacterized protein LOC113775236; this translates as MDEFEFRRILELFPIVRPRDYCLDVESSGQSTSRSKGNKKVTKLLDGDRKDQHSPLQSHDSFWDKLKSAAEKKVGPTEAEKICKAFQQVYKRVVYEELSLEAAQKIINSSGNPKI